The Aspergillus nidulans FGSC A4 chromosome VII nucleotide sequence TAGCTTGTAATGATGGATTATGACAAATGCAGGAGTTGTGGAGTATGGAGTGGTTTgtctgctttttcttttcatctCATCTATAAGGTACATAGGTAGAGGAGAGTGTCTGCTATGAGACGAGAAGTCtaataaaaagaaaataaaaagaagtaGAAAtaaaagaaataaaagaaaaagaaaaaccaatAACTAGGCTTAACGAGCCCGAGAATTCTATACAAAAAGTCAAGGTAAGGAAAAACGTGCTAGCACACCATCAGACTGTCAAGGAGATATCCAAGATTATATATATGCAAGAAAGTAGCCGGAGAAGATAATTATGAGGGGAGATGCGATCAATGGCCCTTGCCCAAGCTCTGCAAGTTGACCAGCTCGTAGTACCGGCCCTTTTTCTGGACCAGTTCGCTGTGCGTTCCGCTTTCGACGATCTTGCCTTGGTCGAAAACATAGATAACGTCCGCCTTTTGAATCGTGCTGAGTCGGTGTGCAACGGCGATTGTGGTTCGGCCTCGGGCAGCGGCATCCAAAGCCGCCTGGACGACCTTTTCTGACTCGGAGTCGAGGGCTGACGTCGCTTCATCGAGAAGAAGGATTTTGGGATCCCGAAGAAGGGCTCGGGCAATGGCCACACGTTGCTTTTGGCCGCCAGACAACATGCCTCCCTTGCTGCCAACAACTGTATTAAAGCCCTCCCTATTGTTGCATGTTAGCGGACCAGGTATAGGATGAAGGACAGAAATATGAACTTACGGGAGCGACATGATGAAGTCGTAGATATTAGCGTCCTTGCAAGCCTTAATCAAGAATTCTTCCGGTACGTCATCTTCGACAATACCAAGTAAGATGTTTTCCTTGATGGTGCCCTGGTACAGTGTCGGCTCCTGGCTGACCAGTGACAGAAAGCTGCGGTAGGAGTTGATATTTAGTTTACTTATGTCCTTCCCATCAACAAGGATGGACCCGGCAATCGCATCGTAAAAGCGCTCAAGCAATGCAATGGTGGTACTCTTGCCACAACCGCTGGGTCCGACAAGCGCAACATATTGTCCAGGCTTCACGGTCAGGTCCAAGCCGCGCAGGACAGGCTGTTCTGGGCGGGTCGGGTATCTGAAGTGCACGTTCCTAAATTCGATTTCACCTTCCACCGTTTCGAGCTTCTCGCCCTCTTCAGACCAGTTATCAATTTGTGGCTTTCGGTCGAACAGTCGTCGGAATTCGGCGGCCGCATTCTTCGCCTTGCCCATGTCTGGTGCAAAGGAAAAGACGGTGCCCGCGGATTGAGCACCAAAGAGAATCTCGGAGAAACAAACAAAGAAGCGGAAAATGTCATACTCGTGGTGACCAAGAAGTGTCCCTCCGTACCAAAACCCGAGCGCAACGCAGAAGAAAACAAGTGCCTGCGACGACGCATATAACAGGGATGACCTCAAGACAGAGATTAGACTGGTCCTGCCTTGTGCGTCAAGCTGGGCATGGTAAATCTCCCAGACATCCCTTTCCCGGGTTAATGACGCAACTGTGCGGATAGACGATGTAGCCTCGCAAGCAAAGTTTGCAGATCCCTCATAAGCAAGCTTGGAGCGTGATTGAAACTGGGCTAGCATATAGAATCGGTAGAAACCGCATGCCAGGAGAACCGGCACAACCGAGATACAAACTAAGGCCAATTTCCACCCAATCGCCAGGGCAATAATGATAGCCGCTCCTAGGGTCGTGGAGGTCATCAAGATCGTGCCTAGAGTCACACCGCTAACACCGGAGAGATGCTTCGTCTCGGTGGACAGGAAAGAGGTCAGAGCGCCGGTGCtattctcttccttgtcaaAGAAAGCAATGTCTTGACGGAGTATCGTCCGAAAGGCAGTGCTTCTCGCGCGACGAATAAGTCTCTCGGAGCATACGGCAAATGCAGCACCATTGGTTGACTGCGTGATAAACTGAATGATACCAACCACGAAGAACATCAATGACCAGAAATCCGCATCATGTCGAAGCTTGCTATATTGTGATTCTGGGAGCGAGAGTGTGCTGATGGCTTTAGCATATAGCACTGCTTGCGTGGGTTGGCCACCACCAGCTAACACTGAGAAGACAAGACCGATGAGCATGTACGGGATTTCAGGGCGGTTGAAGGAAGCAACAAATTTGAGCAGCGTCCATAATGAGTATTTCGGAGTTGTTTCGGGGGGTCTTTTAGAAAGAATCGCGCTGGAAACAGACTTGTGGGTGCCCGTGCGGTCAATGGTTGTGGGTTTTCCGTCGAGATCGGATGATGCGCTTGACGCAGTTTTGATTTTGGCAATATCTGCATTCGTGAGATCCTCAGCGTCGGCGTCCTCCAAGGCGTCAGCTTCCTTCTGTTCATTGATACGTTGAGCCTCCACAAGTTTGCGATAAGCGCCTCCGCGGTCAACCAATTCATCGTGAGTTCCTTGTTCAGCAATTTTGCCATTGACCAGAACCACAATGTTGTGCGCCGTTTTGATCGTGGAAAGGCGATGAGCGATCACAATAGTAGTTCGGCCTTCAGCTGCCCTCTCCAAAGCTGCTTGAACCACGCCTTCGGATTTTGTGTCCAAGGCCGAAGTAGCTTCATCCAGGAGCAGGATTTTTGGGTCACTAACAACGGCACGGGCGATTGCAATGCGCTGTTTCTGGCCACCTGAAAGGAGAAAGCCACGCTGCCCAACATTGGTCTCATAACCTTCAGGCAAGGCAGTAATAAAGTCATGAGCATTCGCCATTTTTGCCGCGTTCTCGATGAGTTCCCGGACCTTATCCTCGGATTCATTCTCGTACTTTGTGCCGATGAGACCGTGCCTAATATTCTTATAAATCGTCGTGCCAAAAAGAACAGGCTCCTGGCTAACCAAAGAGATCTGTTGGCGAAGCCAGCGGAGATTGAGGTCCTTGATGTCATGGCCATCCAGCAAAACCGTACCGCGAACAGGCATGTAGAATCGCTCAACCAAGCCGACCACCGTACTTTTTCCAGAGCCAGAGGGGCCGACTAAAGCGGTTGTTTTTCCAGCGGGCATTGACAGAGAAACATCCTCCATGACGGTGACCTCGGGTCTAGATGGGTAAATATGCTTGACATTGCGTAACTCAATGTGGCCCTCAAAATGGTCGAGCGTCTTCCCTTCGTTCGAATATGGATCTAATGGGGACTGGCGATCGATCGTTCCAAATATCTTTGCGGCCGCGGCCACAGCGTTTGTAAATGCTTGAGCATTTGGACTAACGTTCCCCAAGGAGAACGATCCGATCAAGATGGCCATGAGAACTGTGAGAATATCACCCACATCGACTGCACCATCTACCAGGAAACGAGAACCCATCCAGAAGCCAAGACCGTAGTTCGAGTACATAAGGCCAAACATGGCGCCAATCATGAAACCCATGACAATCTGGTTCTTTGTTCCCcatttctcagcttcgtctAAGTGGACCTCATACTgcttcgcaagcttgtctTGGGTGCCAAACGCTGTGGCATTTCTGATGGAGCTGATGACCTCTTCCGCAACAGTGCCGCCTGCACCGTAGCTGTCAAGCGACTTTTTGCTGTACTTGATGATAAACTGAGAACCACCGCCCATGGTGAGAACGAGGGCCACAATTGTTGAGCTGCAAATTAGAGCCAACTTCCAGTATTTGACGTAGGCGATAATGAATGCTGTCACGAATGTCGCCAGGGCAGTCAAAGTGAGACCGACCTTCTCCGAAATGCCATCCTGGATAAGGTTTGTATCGGCTGTTATACGGGTGGTCACTTCCCCGGCACCGAGTTTATCAAAATAGCCAATGTTCTGGCGCAGGATAGACTCAAGGTAATACTCGCGGATCTTCTGCGTGGCGTGTTCTCCGGTATAGATGAAGCCAACAGTACTAACATAGACAGTGACAAACTCGCCGATACCGAGGTATACGAAGTACAGTACGTTCTTGGTCAATTCATCATAGAACTCGTCGTACGAGATTTGATATAACATTATCCTCTGGAAAGTCGACGCTAGCGAACCGAAGAGGATCTGGACAAGTTAGCCGCGAGCTTCTGAAAACCTGCAGGAACAAATACGTGCCGTGAATAGAGGCAATGCAGCACCGGCAGCAATGGCACAGATTGTACTGATTACCATGATAAGTATATCCATCTTTGTTGCATACCGCCAGAGAccgaagaaggagatgttTACTttgatctcctccagctgcgtCTTCAAGACCTGCCTCTCGTCTTCTGGCAGGTGCGCAATAAGCGCATCGACTTCGTTGACCGAGACCGCATTATTGCTGGACGACGATTTAGGACGGTGCTCCTTGTCTGCGGGGGTTGCTGTAGTACTAGATGGAGCCGAGAGGTCGCTGAGgattttcttctcgtccgCAGCGTGTGGTGTAGAAGCTTGCTCCTCCGTCGTTGAAGTCTCAGCAGGTTCGCGCATAGCAGTCTCTGGCGAAAGGGGATTTGTCTCTAGCGGGGACATCTTGCGTTCGAAGCCGGGAGGCTAAGCCCCTGCCGAATTAGGAAACGTCGACGGTTTAGATCAGGATTACCACTCCATGAGAGAATGCCGACAACTTCTGCGCGACAGACGTTCGGGTGGTCAGAAATCTTTTAACAAAATCAGAATACGAGGATGTTCGCAGAGGATCTAGAGTAAAATAGTAAAATAGTTGTACGCGGAGTCGGAGTCGGAGTCGGAGTTCGATATAATTGAGATCGCAGTGTTCGTACTTGATGGTAATATAGGGGCACAATGCTAGGAGAAATAATCAACAATATCTAGGCTACCTATGCTAGACGCAAAGCGCAGACATCCATCGCTAGTTAAAATAATCAATGCTTGACTACATGCATATGCCCACTCGAGCTAGTCTGGATCATCGGAGCCCCAACTTCCCGAGATCTTTGTGCAAGCGAAGTGTCATCCTGCATCCTTCAAGCTGGACCCGTCAGTCGGGGATTACAACCCCCGAGCAGGTATCATCATTTATGGTCCAGCTTTtgccagcagcaacaatACTTCGTTCAGCTGCTACAGCATCTTAATATTGTTGACTGTCGTTGTCTCTATCGGAGATTtcaaagagggaaaagaattATAAACAAAAGGACATGATTTGATAGCCTTTGTTTCTTGTAATAATGTAATTCAAACAATAACAGTCCTTGCAGAACCACTGCATAGACTCCTGTGAACGACGCCGGGGTCCCCTTTTGGGAAATCAGTTGATGATTGCTGGGTTCAGCTGGAGACGGAGGTGACTCATTAATTTATCTAGCCGTGTAGAGCTAGCTGCCTGGAACTGCCTGGAACTGCCATCAACAGAATAGATAAGAAAGACCTAGCGGGATAATTGTAAAATTTTCTTGTGCACGCTAGTACAGTGCATGCATTGGTTGGACAGCATTCCCGTGACGTTGCATGTGCTTACTATTCTATAATGTCCATTGACGCAGTGGCTGGAACCTTGACCTTCGGCCCTTGAAATGTCCGTACCCCGACATTCCTCCAAGCAGACTTTGATGTGGAACTGACGTCCTCGTTGGCGATCTTGGTTACGCGGCCACAGTTCGTTCGCACTTTGGAGCCTGGTGGCCCCGAAGTTGGGTCCCAAGACCCCCGAAGGAAAACGCCGGCGGAGAAAAATAGCCATTCCTGTCATAGCGCCTAAATGCTTGTTTGAGGCGAAATAATGTTTTTGTGAATGTCTCAGGCTCAGCCTGCTCATAATGTGGCCAACTGTGCAGCTGCTAGTGTTGCCTTCGCGACTCTGGTCTCGAGTCACCGTCCTAAGGAAAATTCTAGAATTCTGAATTGTTCGAAGGTCTCTAATTCCTGCGCTTATTGAGGAGCGGAAGGACATAAGTGGAGTTGAAAAGAATGGACGCTAATTCCCAAGTCCGTTCCAAATCTACTTTAAACGAATACGAAGCGCCTCCTAGAAAAAGTTGTAGCATGGTCCGTATTTCCCTTACAGGTGAGATTCAGCTGACACGCAGTGTCGTATTCTGAATACATCGCCCCAGCTTAATGCTGTGGTTGTGCATGTACAGCAGACTGTGAGCTCAAGAGGGGTACATGAGATTCAGTGCTTATATAATTCCGTAGCTTACCTGCTTGcattccttctttctctattgGGAGCGGAGGACGTCACAAAGGATCTGATATGCACTTCCCTGGCTATCGATACCCAACGCAGCGTCCTGTCGGTATTCCACGGTTTCGGTAACCTGTGCGGTTATAGGGGGGACGCTGGGAGCTGCAGTGCGTTGAATATATGCTTATGGGCTGGAATTCGCTGCAGCAGACCTGGCCCACCAGGATTTTATGGGAGACCGAATGGAATCGTCTGCTGATATCTGTCATCTTGATAGTCCGACCGAGCCTGCAGAGAGTACAGTGCGACACCATACTGTCGATGAATTCAGCCAGTGGCTTGCATACGACTGGCTGTGCAGAGTGAGCAGCGTCTATGACTTGATCCTTAGTACTGAGGATATATCCTGAACAGCTCTTGATCAAGTCATGTATCAATCCAGGAGTGAATGGCAAGAGATCGAAGCCGCAGGATATTCGAATTCACCGATATGTGGCTGATTGTTGTGCTTGCGGAGGTGCAGAGGCGCAACACGGTAGACGGTCCGTCAAGCCGCCTCATAAGCCGGAGCCACATAATCATTTTTCAATCACCTTGGCGGTTACAATCATGGAGATCTTGAAAGTAGATATATGGACGTGCAAAACTTGAGTAATGGATCGGGGAAGGTTAATTTTAGCTGCCTTCTATATGAAGTACGCAGAGTGTGATACCACTAACGCCTCCAGAAATATTCTTTATAAGAACAAAGTCCGCTGTAATCTGAATTTTTAATATAGGATGGAACGTCACAACTGAAGCTAAGGAAGAAACATCATGCCATACAAAGCTCATTTACAGCCGCAGTATGACTGCCGTGAGGCTGTAGCTGACTGAAGGCATATTCGAGTCACTCCGGGTGACCGCGAGGCCCAGGCGGTTGCTGCTTTTTGGCCGCGAGACTCAAGAAAAATGTAAAGTCGTAAACTAAGCCAACGATGTCTCGTGTAGAATGATATTCAGAATCGTTTCGACATACGAATAAACAGAAGATAGAGGTGGCTGTTcatgcctgaggcataatCACATGACCTCGGGAAGCGAAACGCTAACCCTGTCCGCACCAAAAAATCCACCACCACGAAAAGGCCTGGAGACGGTCGACAACCTCACTACCGCCAGTCCATACAACTCAGCTCGCCGTCGCGACAACCCATCAAGATGCCGGTTAGTGAATCCCCCGGCTTACTCGCCAAATTGGATGGATCATTTTTATATCAGATCAATATCCTCCGCTCCGCCATAAATGACTCTGAACCGATGAAGTGTCTGCTGGCTAACACATGGATGAACCCTGATATAGAGCCACAAGAGTTTCCGCACCAAGCAAaagcttgccaaagctcAGAAGCAGAACCGTCCCATCCCTCAGTGGATTCGCCTCAGGACTGGTAACACCATCAGGTAAATATAGTCCGACCTAGTTTCCAGAAGCCTACAACCGTCTTTTCCGACCAGtgtgcagaagaggaggaaatgTATATATGGGggtgtgtgtgtgtgtgtgtgtgcGCGTGTGGTCAGAAAGAATGCTAGTATATCAACGAAACGGTCTTTATAGACTCTTCATCGCTACCAGATCAGACACTGGATTACGCACGCACAATTGTCGCAGCAAACCGATACGCGAGTCAATAAAGGAAACCCACGACTAACATTGTCTTTTTTTTAGATACAACGCTAAGCGACGACACTGGCGCAAGACCCGTCTCGGTATCTAAGCTCGTGCTTTCTTCCACGACCGAGTCGACGCATTGTTTTCCTGGGATTTTTCCGTTCAATTTTCAACTGTGATACACACACACACGGCCAAAAATCCTTCAGAACTCGCGATGCTCTAATTTGCAATGAGAAAATAAAACCCGTTGACAGGCTTGCCTTCACCTGCCTACGATCGAATACCCGCTTTCCCTTATTctgtctttcttctctcacCTAttcctcgtctccggctATCTACGTCAATGTGCTCGGAACCATGGTTTACAATCGACAAGGCGACTCGTCTTTGAATAGCCTCAAGATGAGCGGCCGGCATTTTTGATCTAGTAGCCAAGTGGGCTTGTGGGGGCGGGTTTCTGTGATGGAATGGACTCTACTGCTTTCTTATTGCAAACTATTGTACGCGAGCCTCTAGggaaacaagaaaagagaCAAAATCGAAAATATGATGGGTAATGAGCATTCGACGGTATCATGAGCACTTGGTTCATAAGACTGGAACCTAGCATGGCTTCCAATGGCTAGAAGTACATAAACACTGGCACATGGCTCTTAACTTCTGGGTAGCTTGAACCTCCAGTCTCCCTTGGACTCGGTCCTTCATTGGATTCTTCACGGACATTCATCCCAACCAAAGTCTGCTTCATAGGCGTCTCTCCTTAGCAGATGAAGTAAGCCAGCCATATAGTATTCGTAGTAGTTACCACAAACGTTTAGGGCAGGGTTCTACGTCCTACGTACCTAGTCGATGGTTCTGTCTTACGCACTTTTTCTCAATTATAGCAACAGCGCACGCAGGTGGAAGTACTTACATCCCGAGTCATATACCATCTAAATTAAGAAATCAAGACGTCACTAACTAGAAAGTAGAGGATTAGAGACATATCCTGAGCGCGAACATGACTGCCATTGATCCTGGAGTTAAGGTATGTAACTGAGTGATAGGTAATACATCAGTCATTAACAGTGCAATGGAGTGATTTATTCGAAACCATTTTATGAAAAGCAGACTAATGACATTGGGTAACGTGATCATGGAGGGCAAAAGATTAACAAGCAAGACGAAACCGCTGAGTTGTAGTATCCCATAACGCCGTGGAGCCAGAGGACCCTTGTTTGATATTGAAGTTCAGAAACTAACTCATCATGCTTTGTCATTGGGGCCGGTTAGCAGTCCACAAAAAGAGCAGAGGAAACCATCCCAAAATGAGAATTTTTAGCGGCTAAAGTAGGATATTAGTATATATGTGCAACTGCGGGATCTAAAACTCACTCCTCGGCCCATTCGTTCTCGCGGCGGATCTGGTCCTCTTCCTCGGGGGTGAAGTCGTTCTGGATGTTGAAAGTCTTGCGGATTTCCTCGGGGGACTTGCCCTTGATCATGTTGGCGACAGTCTTGCATCCGATGTCAAGGAGAGGCTTGATGTCAAGGTAGTTGGCGGCCTTATCAATGAAGTTAGTATATTATGGAAATAATCAAAGAAATAGGCATGACTTCACGTACCAAGATTATCTCAAAGAGCATCTCCTGGTCAACCTGCATGAACTTCTGGTCCCACTCCTCAATATCCGTAGTCTTGCGGCGCGAATCGTCATCATCCGCAGAGCTGGGAGGGTCGTTCCGGTGGTGGGCGCACCATTCGAGAACCTTGCTCAAAACATTTTCCGAGACCTGGTTTGACAAGCTAGATCAGAGTCTGATTTATGTGGTATTCTGGGAAGAGTGGCCTACGTTGGGAATGGGAATGGGCTCTGTGGGGTCACCCAGGTCCTCGAgcatgttcttgatgagaaGAGAACGTTCGGCAACATCGCGGGCTGATCGACTGTTAGCTCCTCGACATGACAGCGACGCTTGGGAGAAGCGCAGGTCCGGAATCACATACGGACTTCGATGTTCTTGCCATCGTTGCTGGTCATAACAAGCATTTTCTCGGCCATTTTGAACGACTGGAGTTGCTACAGTCGACGTTAGTTTTTGGTGTCCGAAATACCGAAGGTAGGAGTTGAATTGTGCAAGCTTGGGGTCGGCTCTGGTGTTAATGAAGAGGGGTCTAAAGGCGGGGAGCGCAGTTAGTAAGGGTGGTAATTTACCGATCGCAATTAGGATTATAAGCCAGTGGATAGAGATTGAAAATATAGATTCGTAATATGACAGCGAAAATAATTCGTGTGAGCGAGACACTTGGATAACGGTGGTGAGTGGTATAAGTAGGCGGCAAGAAAGAGGCGAGAGGTGTAGGTTAGCAAGATACAGACTTAGTGTCGGCGAAGGCGTCCGTCACATTATCACTATTCCCCCGGTTTTCACTCTCTATTTATTCCCATAGCGCTCTCTCAGGCACCAGTCTCAGCCCATCGAAGATCCCTTGCCTAGTTCTCATCTCCAAGGAGTGGAGAGTTCTTTATTCAGGGTGTTGGCTGATGACTTCCAGACTATTCTAGCTCAGCATGATCATGATTCAAAGCCGACCGAAATAGAACACCAGTGTCATACTGTATAATCGAGAGTTTACAGATAGCAAGCGCGGATGAATGCGGCTCTTGGGTCTCAAGCATCTCTTTCAGTCTGTTAAAGCCACTCAACCTCGATCCCCTCAATTAGTTTCACGATCGAGTTTGGAACAGTGTCTCTGCTTTATCCAAATGAAATGAGATGAATCGATAGTTTGTCTTAGTGATATCATTCCCCAACGCGTCTCTTTTCCACTCGCTGGCCTCCCTGAATTGCATTCCGACTATtagtttctttttctgctcCGTACCTTTTTCTcgttttgttttttttttttcccgtAAAATCTTTACCGTCGTAATATCTCTCCTTCGAGAGTTTTTCAAGACCTCTTGCCCAACGACTCGCGTCTTGATGTCGCGACGTGATCAAATTTGATCGGTTCCACGGCGTCCTGATTGCAGCAGCATGTGCAGTACAAGAATTACGCTCCGGATATACCTCCATCTGTCTAATCTCCCGTCTTGCAACCTATCCAAACCATGTGGAGGCGAACATACTTGCTCCTCTTATTGATCCGGGCCTACTTCGCGCTGAGCCCCAGCTACATCCACCCCGACGAGCATTTTCAGGGCCTCGAGGTCTTCGCAGGTAAGCTCTTTGTCAATTAAACCGAGTTGTCCCTGGCTTGGTGCGGCTTGGGTCATTTGACGATGCGGCGGCGCGACTGATTAACCCCACACACCACATCACTCACACCATGCGCCAATACTCACCATGTTCTGCTTTGCAATACTTACGCAGTTTCTTTCGTAGGCCGAATCCTCTCCTATCCGTCGCGGCTACCGTGGGAGTTTACCTCCGAGCGCCCGATCCGCAGCGTCTTTCCGCTGTACCCGATTTATGGCGTCCCGATAAGCCTCCTGAAATGGTTCTATACCGAGACTGGGACGGAAA carries:
- the mdr1 gene encoding type IV ATP-binding cassette transporter atrD (transcript_id=CADANIAT00008993), producing MSPLETNPLSPETAMREPAETSTTEEQASTPHAADEKKILSDLSAPSSTTATPADKEHRPKSSSSNNAVSVNEVDALIAHLPEDERQVLKTQLEEIKVNISFFGLWRYATKMDILIMVISTICAIAAGAALPLFTAPSTFQRIMLYQISYDEFYDELTKNVLYFVYLGIGEFVTVYVSTVGFIYTGEHATQKIREYYLESILRQNIGYFDKLGAGEVTTRITADTNLIQDGISEKVGLTLTALATFVTAFIIAYVKYWKLALICSSTIVALVLTMGGGSQFIIKYSKKSLDSYGAGGTVAEEVISSIRNATAFGTQDKLAKQYEVHLDEAEKWGTKNQIVMGFMIGAMFGLMYSNYGLGFWMGSRFLVDGAVDVGDILTVLMAILIGSFSLGNVSPNAQAFTNAVAAAAKIFGTIDRQSPLDPYSNEGKTLDHFEGHIELRNVKHIYPSRPEVTVMEDVSLSMPAGKTTALVGPSGSGKSTVVGLVERFYMPVRGTVLLDGHDIKDLNLRWLRQQISLVSQEPVLFGTTIYKNIRHGLIGTKYENESEDKVRELIENAAKMANAHDFITALPEGYETNVGQRGFLLSGGQKQRIAIARAVVSDPKILLLDEATSALDTKSEGVVQAALERAAEGRTTIVIAHRLSTIKTAHNIVVLVNGKIAEQGTHDELVDRGGAYRKLVEAQRINEQKEADALEDADAEDLTNADIAKIKTASSASSDLDGKPTTIDRTGTHKSVSSAILSKRPPETTPKYSLWTLLKFVASFNRPEIPYMLIGLVFSVLAGGGQPTQAVLYAKAISTLSLPESQYSKLRHDADFWSLMFFVVGIIQFITQSTNGAAFAVCSERLIRRARSTAFRTILRQDIAFFDKEENSTGALTSFLSTETKHLSGVSGVTLGTILMTSTTLGAAIIIALAIGWKLALVCISVVPVLLACGFYRFYMLAQFQSRSKLAYEGSANFACEATSSIRTVASLTRERDVWEIYHAQLDAQGRTSLISVLRSSLLYASSQALVFFCVALGFWYGGTLLGHHEYDIFRFFVCFSEILFGAQSAGTVFSFAPDMGKAKNAAAEFRRLFDRKPQIDNWSEEGEKLETVEGEIEFRNVHFRYPTRPEQPVLRGLDLTVKPGQYVALVGPSGCGKSTTIALLERFYDAIAGSILVDGKDISKLNINSYRSFLSLVSQEPTLYQGTIKENILLGIVEDDVPEEFLIKACKDANIYDFIMSLPEGFNTVVGSKGGMLSGGQKQRVAIARALLRDPKILLLDEATSALDSESEKVVQAALDAAARGRTTIAVAHRLSTIQKADVIYVFDQGKIVESGTHSELVQKKGRYYELVNLQSLGKGH
- a CDS encoding eL39 family ribosomal protein (transcript_id=CADANIAT00008994) codes for the protein MPSHKSFRTKQKLAKAQKQNRPIPQWIRLRTGNTIRYNAKRRHWRKTRLGI
- the skpA gene encoding SCF ubiquitin ligase subunit skpA (transcript_id=CADANIAT00008995), producing the protein MAEKMLVMTSNDGKNIEVPRDVAERSLLIKNMLEDLGDPTEPIPIPNVSENVLSKVLEWCAHHRNDPPSSADDDDSRRKTTDIEEWDQKFMQVDQEMLFEIILAANYLDIKPLLDIGCKTVANMIKGKSPEEIRKTFNIQNDFTPEEEDQIRRENEWAEDR